A genome region from Mesorhizobium sp. B2-1-8 includes the following:
- a CDS encoding formate--tetrahydrofolate ligase — protein sequence MAEVKSDIEIARGARKKQIQEIGQKIGIPTEHLLPYGHDKAKISAEFIKSVKGNKDGKLILVTAINPTPAGEGKTTTTVGLGDGLNRIGKKAIVCIREASLGPNFGVKGGAAGGGYAQVVPMEDMNLHFTGDFHAITTAHNLLSALIDNHIYWGNELGIDTRRVVWRRVMDMNDRALREIISSLGGVANGFPREAGFDITVASEVMAILCLSTDLKDLEKRLGDIIVAYRRDKTPVFARDLKADGAMAVLLKDAMQPNLVQTLENNPAFVHGGPFANIAHGCNSVVATTTALKLADYVVTEAGFGADLGAEKFFDIKCRKAGLKPAAAVIVATVRAMKMNGGVKKEDLGKENVEAVKKGCANLGRHIENIRQFGVPAVVAINHFYSDTDAEIQAMKDYVASMGEEAILCKHWANGSAGIEELANKVVALAESGASQFAPLYPDAMPLFEKINTIVQRIYRGSEAIADKSVRDQLHAWEQAGYGNLPVCMAKTQYSFSTDPNLRGAPTGHTVPVREVRLSAGAGFVVIICGEVMTMPGLPSKPSSEKIFLNEAGQIEGLF from the coding sequence ATGGCCGAAGTGAAGTCCGACATCGAGATCGCGCGTGGCGCCAGGAAAAAGCAGATCCAGGAGATCGGCCAGAAGATCGGCATCCCGACCGAACATCTGCTGCCCTACGGCCACGACAAGGCCAAGATCTCGGCCGAGTTCATCAAGTCGGTGAAGGGCAACAAGGACGGCAAGCTGATCCTCGTCACCGCCATCAACCCGACCCCGGCCGGCGAAGGCAAGACCACCACCACCGTCGGCCTCGGCGACGGCCTGAACCGCATCGGCAAGAAGGCGATCGTCTGCATTCGCGAAGCTTCGCTCGGCCCGAATTTCGGCGTCAAGGGCGGTGCCGCCGGCGGCGGTTACGCACAGGTCGTGCCGATGGAGGACATGAACCTCCACTTCACCGGCGACTTCCACGCCATCACCACCGCGCACAACCTTCTGTCGGCGCTGATCGACAACCACATCTACTGGGGCAATGAGCTCGGCATCGACACCCGCCGCGTCGTGTGGCGCCGCGTCATGGACATGAACGACCGGGCGTTGCGCGAAATCATCAGCTCGCTCGGCGGCGTCGCCAACGGTTTTCCGCGCGAAGCCGGCTTCGACATCACCGTCGCCTCGGAAGTGATGGCGATCCTGTGCCTGTCCACCGACCTGAAGGACCTGGAAAAGCGCCTCGGCGACATCATCGTCGCCTATCGCCGCGACAAGACACCGGTCTTTGCCCGCGACCTCAAGGCCGATGGCGCCATGGCCGTGCTTTTGAAGGACGCCATGCAGCCCAACCTGGTGCAGACGCTGGAGAACAACCCGGCCTTCGTGCATGGCGGTCCGTTCGCCAACATCGCGCATGGCTGCAACTCGGTCGTCGCCACCACGACGGCGCTGAAGCTCGCCGACTATGTCGTCACCGAAGCCGGCTTCGGCGCTGATCTGGGCGCTGAGAAGTTCTTCGACATCAAGTGCCGCAAAGCGGGCCTGAAGCCGGCGGCGGCCGTCATCGTCGCCACCGTTCGGGCCATGAAAATGAATGGCGGCGTCAAGAAGGAAGACCTCGGCAAGGAAAACGTCGAGGCGGTGAAGAAGGGCTGCGCCAATCTCGGCCGCCACATCGAGAACATCCGCCAGTTCGGCGTGCCGGCGGTGGTTGCCATCAACCACTTCTATTCCGACACGGACGCCGAGATCCAGGCGATGAAGGACTATGTCGCCTCGATGGGCGAAGAGGCTATCCTGTGCAAGCACTGGGCCAACGGCTCGGCGGGCATCGAGGAGCTCGCCAACAAGGTGGTGGCGCTTGCCGAATCCGGCGCGTCGCAGTTCGCGCCGCTCTATCCCGACGCGATGCCGCTGTTCGAGAAGATCAACACCATCGTCCAGCGCATCTATCGCGGCTCCGAAGCGATCGCCGACAAGTCGGTGCGCGACCAGTTGCACGCCTGGGAGCAGGCCGGCTACGGCAATCTGCCGGTCTGCATGGCCAAGACGCAGTATTCCTTCTCGACCGACCCGAACCTGCGCGGCGCGCCGACCGGCCACACCGTGCCGGTGCGCGAGGTCAGGCTTTCGGCCGGCGCGGGCTTTGTCGTCATCATCTGCGGCGAGGTCATGACCATGCCTGGCCTGCCAAGCAAGCCGTCGTCGGAGAAGATCTTCCTCAACGAGGCCGGCCAGATCGAAGGCCTGTTCTGA
- a CDS encoding DUF2333 family protein: MLDPIVNFFTRIFQWIGRGIGLVIGVILWPFMWAGRWYTQRGWILKAIVGLAVLVLIGLYANFFYATQWWNKFNPNYPDTYTFEKRNVSAGEQVAAGAGTDTAKTCGNSGIAQVAADLIDFNVNQNAWVSSMVLYKLGLFGIDWDNTPWMDNKASFQRGINQAVRRTATELADNLGRVRTTSQIDTNLQDARGQLQYDESIWYISRNGMTATTPSMYRRAMSNLRSFNARLATCQATFDARADNLKQYIDRIASDIGSTSAILKERAENHNNGWFDFRADDRYWFAYGQLYAYYGLMKGAQADFEDVIKEKHLQSLWDTMDAQFVSALRIQPFIIANGREDGWLLPTHLTTMGFYILRVRSNMVEISNVLTQ; this comes from the coding sequence ATGCTCGATCCGATCGTGAATTTCTTCACCCGGATTTTCCAGTGGATCGGCCGCGGCATCGGCCTTGTGATCGGCGTGATCCTGTGGCCCTTCATGTGGGCCGGCCGGTGGTACACACAGCGCGGCTGGATCCTCAAGGCGATAGTCGGCCTTGCCGTCCTGGTGCTCATCGGCCTCTACGCCAACTTCTTCTACGCCACCCAGTGGTGGAACAAGTTCAACCCGAACTACCCGGATACCTATACTTTCGAGAAGCGCAACGTTTCCGCCGGTGAGCAGGTCGCCGCCGGAGCCGGCACCGACACGGCAAAGACCTGCGGCAATTCCGGCATCGCCCAGGTGGCGGCCGACCTGATCGACTTCAACGTCAACCAGAATGCCTGGGTGTCGTCGATGGTCCTCTACAAGCTCGGCCTGTTCGGCATCGACTGGGACAACACGCCATGGATGGACAACAAGGCTTCGTTCCAGCGCGGCATCAATCAGGCGGTGCGACGCACAGCCACCGAGCTTGCAGACAACCTCGGCCGTGTGCGCACCACGTCGCAGATCGATACCAATCTCCAGGATGCTCGTGGTCAGCTGCAGTACGACGAGTCCATCTGGTATATCAGCCGCAACGGCATGACCGCGACCACGCCCAGCATGTATCGGCGCGCGATGAGCAATCTGCGTTCTTTCAACGCTCGCCTCGCCACCTGCCAGGCGACTTTTGATGCGCGCGCGGACAATCTTAAGCAATATATCGACCGCATCGCCAGTGACATCGGTTCGACCTCGGCCATCCTCAAGGAGCGCGCCGAGAACCACAACAATGGCTGGTTCGATTTCCGTGCCGACGACCGCTACTGGTTCGCCTATGGCCAGCTCTACGCCTATTACGGCCTGATGAAGGGCGCCCAGGCCGATTTCGAGGACGTCATCAAGGAAAAGCACCTGCAGAGCCTGTGGGACACGATGGACGCGCAGTTCGTGTCGGCTCTGCGTATCCAGCCCTTCATCATCGCCAACGGTCGCGAGGACGGCTGGCTGCTGCCGACCCATCTGACGACGATGGGCTTTTACATCCTGCGGGTGCGCTCCAACATGGTCGAAATCAGCAACGTGCTGACGCAGTAG
- a CDS encoding DUF6638 family protein: MSKKPDLLRDNELIYGRLLTVDEAHLIQRYNKALAAFGLEPTKLKSFQIDRTGFSPEVAEECGDYDYLDPNEVNRRFIILTPSQIDLPVVHTAFSNTSQLMFEFMSRNQRAIDALTIKDVIYGEIEDSVPKVNDIEDLLSINQVEFKVLSAEDVLGKAAELGKLVDRLKQEPDAWRDNAMLTRMVELAKVCGDIRENALVPDQVIFRHNAYWTSHFGGLYVFVDPDMTTVISDPAAPGFRRSRPWQVSYLSIKDADKVFKFLAATGRIELPRASWIETSGYLEHRAEMVVRALIRDAEPDRNLTDVDKVWLQTWIQSHADLITSDGNFPFLNAAKREIAQLGHLKIEDVFPQQRFLVVRARPDHPDAWLTNRLISDFVPSDFVSRYIFNKDGFYKDYDGFSDAWRSHVVDVLKTTYLKDKVAFRTRLYGLTD, translated from the coding sequence ATGAGCAAGAAACCCGACCTCCTTCGCGACAACGAACTCATCTACGGCCGTTTGCTCACCGTCGACGAGGCGCATCTCATCCAGCGCTACAACAAGGCGCTGGCCGCTTTCGGCCTCGAGCCCACCAAGCTGAAGAGCTTCCAGATCGACCGCACCGGCTTTTCGCCCGAAGTGGCCGAGGAGTGCGGCGACTATGACTATCTCGATCCCAATGAGGTCAACCGCCGTTTCATCATCCTGACGCCCTCGCAGATCGACCTGCCGGTGGTGCACACGGCCTTCTCCAACACCTCGCAGTTGATGTTCGAGTTCATGTCCAGGAACCAGCGCGCCATCGACGCGCTGACCATCAAGGACGTCATCTACGGCGAGATCGAGGATTCCGTTCCCAAGGTCAACGACATCGAGGATCTGCTGTCGATCAACCAGGTCGAGTTCAAGGTGCTTTCGGCGGAGGACGTGCTGGGCAAGGCCGCCGAACTCGGCAAGCTCGTCGACCGGCTGAAGCAGGAGCCCGACGCCTGGCGCGACAATGCCATGCTGACCCGCATGGTCGAGCTCGCCAAGGTCTGCGGCGATATCCGCGAGAACGCGCTGGTGCCGGACCAGGTGATCTTCCGTCACAACGCCTACTGGACCAGCCATTTCGGCGGGCTCTACGTCTTCGTCGATCCCGACATGACGACGGTGATCAGCGATCCGGCCGCCCCCGGCTTCCGCCGCTCGCGGCCCTGGCAGGTGAGCTATCTCTCCATCAAGGACGCCGACAAGGTGTTTAAATTCCTGGCCGCCACCGGCCGCATCGAACTCCCGCGCGCCTCCTGGATCGAGACCTCTGGCTATCTCGAGCACCGTGCCGAAATGGTGGTGCGCGCGCTGATCCGCGACGCCGAGCCGGACCGCAATTTGACCGATGTCGACAAGGTCTGGCTGCAGACCTGGATCCAGAGCCACGCCGACCTGATTACCTCGGATGGAAATTTTCCCTTCCTCAACGCCGCCAAGCGCGAGATCGCCCAGCTCGGCCATCTCAAGATCGAGGATGTCTTCCCGCAGCAGCGCTTTCTGGTGGTCCGCGCCAGGCCCGACCATCCCGACGCCTGGCTGACCAACCGGCTGATCTCGGATTTCGTGCCGTCGGACTTCGTCTCGCGCTACATCTTCAACAAGGACGGCTTCTACAAGGACTATGACGGCTTTAGCGACGCCTGGCGATCGCATGTTGTGGACGTTCTGAAAACCACATATTTGAAGGACAAGGTGGCGTTTCGCACACGCCTCTACGGCCTGACCGACTAG
- a CDS encoding endonuclease domain-containing protein, producing the protein MRGGNEPKVARARELRKVDNDAEEKLWHELRGRRLNGHKFIRQLPIGPYFADFACREANLVVEVDGSQHANRSSDRYRDETMNRNGWSVLRVWHTDVLTGRRSVLDTIVAALDGRLHKKMIGTDVTFLPSISETR; encoded by the coding sequence ATGCGTGGTGGAAACGAGCCCAAGGTGGCAAGAGCCCGCGAGCTTCGAAAAGTCGACAACGATGCCGAGGAAAAACTGTGGCATGAACTGCGTGGGCGAAGATTGAACGGCCACAAATTCATTCGCCAACTGCCGATCGGTCCATATTTTGCCGACTTCGCCTGCCGCGAAGCCAACCTCGTTGTGGAAGTCGATGGAAGCCAGCATGCAAATCGATCCTCTGATCGATACAGGGATGAGACGATGAACAGGAATGGTTGGTCGGTATTAAGGGTTTGGCACACTGATGTTTTGACCGGCCGTAGGAGCGTACTGGATACGATCGTTGCGGCACTCGATGGTCGGCTGCACAAGAAGATGATTGGCACCGACGTGACGTTTCTGCCCTCGATCTCGGAGACGAGATGA
- a CDS encoding AAA family ATPase has protein sequence MDTGLTTIPEAAIEKHRATAQSFITRIVVLEDPSRESGTALAGTNRRFVSTVSVGSVRRTREVELSKTVAAVHPDDQLLSIPQHTLLFRARRGAAIALAISDIFAEGSDLESLQARNVRAPLEGDDAATFKKLLSASAYISAFSLASYLFQLIDSDGEAPNDIPEPDFLFDTPQDAVKSILAGLDKAISGSTDDTDLMTRARAFARVAIDGLLARKGRFDGIGPFENAHIRIDADDFTLDGFDVAPGKRSKPLVMTFKTPEEVVGNHIAKYQSVKLAKMLMAYDFERELNPFVELGGFLFTFIGDGAPGTGKTTLIQMIAGLVNGYCQVAGYPFAYENFGVDQISSYQGKSGQNCRQFINNVLNPRVIGFGTIDDIDQVAARRSDDRASAGQQEITGVLMDAFAGAATVVRGNCSFGMFSNYPENVDDALRQRAGARWLVDGPQTRDDYIDIFVLLAGKNHEIPLGKHELYAAQEIQRAVTEAYEAHEKPQEDGLMRVYERYMKENGAPRTMADIGTYLHLIKDAEPRFTGRAIKNVTDAIKMRAMDIELPDDWFEKPEAFMHKGYDDKKAMIEELRGPFSMDMVMQEINRYADSEFRYSDKSDDAAVEKLLRDARLRERAAREMEEMKKKGLWNA, from the coding sequence ATGGACACTGGCCTGACCACCATCCCGGAAGCGGCTATCGAAAAGCACCGTGCCACCGCGCAGAGCTTCATCACCCGTATCGTGGTGCTGGAGGATCCCTCGCGCGAATCCGGCACGGCGCTTGCCGGCACCAACCGGCGCTTCGTCTCCACCGTCTCGGTCGGCTCGGTGCGCCGCACGCGCGAAGTCGAGCTGTCGAAGACGGTTGCCGCGGTCCATCCCGACGACCAGTTGCTCTCCATCCCGCAACACACGCTGCTTTTCCGCGCCCGGCGCGGCGCGGCCATTGCGCTTGCCATATCCGACATATTCGCCGAGGGCTCCGACCTCGAAAGCCTGCAAGCGCGGAATGTGCGCGCGCCGCTCGAAGGCGATGACGCCGCGACTTTCAAGAAGCTCCTGTCGGCCTCGGCCTATATCTCGGCCTTCAGCCTTGCCTCCTATCTGTTCCAACTCATCGACAGCGACGGCGAGGCGCCGAACGACATCCCCGAGCCGGACTTCCTCTTCGACACACCCCAGGATGCGGTGAAATCGATCCTGGCCGGCCTCGACAAGGCGATATCGGGCTCGACGGACGATACCGATCTGATGACCCGTGCGCGCGCCTTCGCCCGCGTCGCCATCGACGGCCTTCTAGCGCGAAAAGGCCGTTTCGACGGCATCGGCCCGTTCGAGAACGCCCATATCCGCATCGACGCCGACGACTTCACCCTCGACGGCTTCGACGTCGCGCCGGGCAAGCGCTCCAAGCCGCTGGTGATGACCTTCAAGACGCCGGAAGAGGTCGTCGGCAACCACATCGCCAAATACCAGTCGGTCAAGCTCGCGAAGATGCTGATGGCCTATGATTTCGAGCGTGAGCTGAACCCATTCGTGGAACTCGGCGGCTTCCTGTTCACCTTCATCGGCGACGGCGCGCCCGGCACCGGCAAGACGACACTGATCCAGATGATCGCCGGTCTCGTCAACGGCTATTGCCAGGTCGCCGGCTATCCCTTCGCCTATGAGAATTTCGGCGTCGACCAGATTTCCTCCTACCAGGGCAAGTCGGGCCAGAACTGCCGCCAGTTCATCAACAATGTCTTGAACCCGCGCGTCATCGGCTTCGGCACCATCGACGACATCGACCAGGTGGCCGCTAGACGCTCCGACGACCGCGCCTCGGCGGGCCAGCAGGAGATCACCGGCGTGCTGATGGATGCCTTCGCCGGTGCCGCCACAGTGGTGCGCGGCAATTGTTCGTTCGGCATGTTTTCCAACTATCCCGAGAATGTCGACGATGCGCTGCGCCAGCGCGCCGGCGCCCGCTGGCTGGTCGACGGGCCGCAGACGCGTGACGACTATATCGACATTTTCGTGCTGCTCGCCGGCAAGAACCACGAGATCCCTCTGGGCAAGCACGAGCTCTACGCCGCGCAGGAAATCCAGCGCGCCGTGACCGAAGCCTATGAGGCGCATGAAAAGCCGCAGGAGGACGGGCTGATGCGGGTCTACGAGCGCTACATGAAGGAAAACGGCGCGCCCAGGACCATGGCCGACATCGGCACCTACCTGCACCTGATCAAGGACGCCGAACCGCGCTTCACCGGCCGCGCCATCAAGAACGTCACCGACGCCATCAAGATGCGCGCCATGGACATCGAGCTTCCCGACGACTGGTTCGAAAAGCCGGAAGCCTTCATGCACAAGGGCTACGACGACAAGAAAGCGATGATCGAGGAACTGCGCGGCCCGTTCTCGATGGACATGGTCATGCAGGAGATCAACCGCTACGCAGACAGCGAGTTCCGCTATTCCGACAAGTCCGACGACGCCGCGGTCGAAAAGCTGCTGCGTGACGCAAGGCTGCGCGAACGCGCCGCGCGTGAGATGGAGGAGATGAAGAAGAAAGGTCTGTGGAATGCGTGA
- a CDS encoding c-type cytochrome, which yields MLRAVLSASLVLLATSVAARAGGDPVLGKHVFNRCMACHEAATDRDKVGPHLMGVIGRTAGTAESFLGHYSDAMKSAGAAGLVWDEANLAEYLRSPKLKVPGNRMAFSGLGNDDDIANVIAYLKADPKP from the coding sequence ATGCTTCGAGCCGTCTTGTCCGCCAGCCTTGTTTTGCTTGCTACTTCCGTTGCCGCCCGGGCCGGTGGCGATCCTGTGCTGGGCAAACATGTTTTCAACCGGTGCATGGCCTGCCATGAGGCGGCGACGGACCGCGACAAGGTCGGCCCGCATCTGATGGGCGTCATCGGCCGCACCGCGGGAACCGCCGAAAGCTTCCTCGGCCATTATTCGGATGCCATGAAGAGCGCGGGTGCTGCCGGTCTCGTCTGGGACGAGGCAAATCTTGCCGAATACCTCAGATCGCCCAAGCTGAAAGTGCCGGGCAACAGGATGGCCTTCAGCGGCCTGGGCAATGACGACGACATCGCCAATGTCATTGCGTATCTGAAGGCCGATCCCAAGCCCTGA
- a CDS encoding thymidine kinase, translating into MAKLYFHYATMNAGKTTMLLQASYNYRERGMTTMLFVAGHYRKGDTGLISSRIGLETEAEMFRDGDDLFARVTERHQHTAVHCIFVDEAQFLEEEQVWQLARIADRLNIPVMCYGLRTDFQGKLFPGSRALLAIADDLREVRTICRCGRKATMVVRLGPDGKVARQGEQVAIGKDVYVSLCRRHWEEEMGRATADDFIGFVGG; encoded by the coding sequence ATGGCCAAGCTTTACTTCCACTACGCGACGATGAACGCCGGCAAGACGACCATGCTGTTGCAGGCATCGTACAATTACCGCGAGCGCGGCATGACGACGATGCTGTTCGTCGCCGGCCATTACCGCAAAGGCGACACCGGCCTGATTTCGTCGCGCATCGGGCTGGAGACCGAAGCCGAGATGTTTCGCGACGGCGACGACCTGTTCGCCCGCGTCACCGAGCGTCACCAGCACACGGCGGTGCATTGCATTTTCGTCGACGAGGCGCAATTCCTGGAGGAAGAACAGGTCTGGCAGCTTGCTCGCATCGCCGACCGGCTGAACATCCCGGTCATGTGCTACGGCCTGCGCACCGATTTCCAGGGCAAGCTGTTTCCCGGCTCGCGCGCGCTGCTGGCGATCGCCGACGATCTGCGCGAAGTGCGCACCATCTGCCGCTGCGGCCGCAAGGCGACGATGGTCGTGCGCCTCGGTCCCGACGGCAAGGTGGCCCGCCAGGGCGAACAGGTGGCGATCGGCAAGGACGTCTATGTCTCGCTCTGTCGCCGCCACTGGGAAGAGGAGATGGGCCGCGCGACAGCCGACGACTTCATCGGCTTTGTCGGCGGCTGA
- a CDS encoding choline ABC transporter substrate-binding protein: MSRMNSFVAGLGLAAFLSTSAAFAGDPASCKAVRLSDVGWTDIQATTGLASVLLTALGYEPQVIQLSVPVTYASLKNKDLDVFLGNWMPSMTNDIKDYTADGSVETVSQNLAGAGYGIVVPTYVADAGVKSLTDLGKFKDKFNGKIYGIEAGNDGNRIILDMIKNPKDNLDGFELVESSEAGMLTQAEQSMKNNEWIAFLGWTPHPVMGAMKITYLDGMGDSGFGAATVSTNVRKGYMTECPNVGKFIANLKFNLDMEGQMMDAILKGSDANKVATDWLKKNPDAVKPWIAGVTTFDGGDAAAAVKTALGS, encoded by the coding sequence ATGTCGCGTATGAATTCCTTCGTCGCCGGCCTAGGCTTGGCGGCTTTCCTGTCTACGAGTGCCGCCTTCGCCGGCGATCCGGCAAGCTGCAAGGCGGTGCGTCTTTCCGATGTCGGCTGGACCGACATCCAGGCCACCACCGGGCTGGCCTCCGTGCTGCTCACGGCGCTCGGCTACGAGCCGCAGGTGATCCAGCTGTCGGTTCCGGTGACCTATGCGTCGCTGAAGAACAAGGACCTCGACGTTTTCCTCGGCAACTGGATGCCGTCGATGACCAATGACATCAAGGATTACACGGCCGACGGTTCGGTCGAGACCGTCAGCCAGAACCTGGCCGGCGCCGGTTACGGCATCGTCGTGCCGACCTATGTGGCGGATGCCGGCGTCAAGTCGCTTACCGACCTCGGCAAGTTCAAGGACAAGTTCAACGGCAAGATCTACGGCATCGAGGCCGGCAATGACGGCAATCGCATCATCCTCGACATGATCAAGAACCCGAAGGACAATCTCGACGGGTTCGAACTGGTCGAATCCTCGGAGGCCGGCATGCTGACGCAGGCCGAGCAGTCGATGAAGAACAATGAGTGGATCGCCTTCCTCGGCTGGACGCCGCATCCGGTGATGGGCGCCATGAAGATCACCTATCTCGACGGCATGGGCGACAGCGGCTTCGGCGCGGCCACCGTCTCGACCAATGTGCGCAAGGGCTACATGACCGAGTGCCCGAACGTCGGCAAGTTCATCGCCAACCTGAAGTTCAATCTGGATATGGAAGGCCAGATGATGGACGCCATCCTGAAGGGCAGCGATGCCAATAAGGTGGCAACCGACTGGCTGAAGAAAAATCCGGACGCGGTCAAGCCCTGGATCGCCGGCGTGACCACCTTCGACGGCGGCGACGCGGCGGCGGCGGTCAAGACCGCGCTAGGGAGCTGA
- the choW gene encoding choline ABC transporter permease subunit, with translation MDPISKFMVDHKIPIGAWGKAFFGFLTDNFDTVFRAFSNGLNFLLDGLVNILLMVPPVLLALVVAVIAWLLQRSRTLAIGVFLGLIFIINQNLWKQTVQTLVLVVAAAAAAMAIGVPLGIWAAHKPKVYRIMLPVLDLMQTLPTFVYLIPVLTLFGLGNAPGLIVTIIFVIPTAVRLTHLGVVSVPKSIIEAGEAFGATKSQLLWKVELPSALPTIMAGLTQSIMLSLSMVVFAALIGAGGLGTEINRALGSRRIDLGLEAGLAIVVLAIVLDRMTRIGVGGKK, from the coding sequence ATGGATCCGATTTCCAAATTCATGGTCGATCACAAGATCCCGATCGGCGCCTGGGGAAAGGCGTTCTTCGGCTTTCTCACCGACAATTTCGACACCGTCTTCAGGGCTTTTTCGAACGGCCTCAATTTCCTCCTCGACGGGCTGGTCAATATCCTGCTGATGGTGCCGCCGGTGCTGCTCGCCCTGGTGGTCGCCGTGATCGCCTGGCTGCTGCAGCGTTCGCGGACGCTCGCCATCGGCGTCTTCCTCGGCCTGATCTTCATCATCAACCAGAATCTCTGGAAACAGACCGTGCAGACGCTGGTGCTGGTTGTCGCGGCCGCCGCGGCGGCGATGGCCATCGGCGTGCCGCTCGGCATCTGGGCCGCGCACAAGCCGAAGGTCTACCGCATCATGCTGCCGGTGCTCGACCTGATGCAGACGCTGCCGACCTTCGTCTACCTGATCCCGGTGCTGACGCTGTTCGGCCTCGGCAACGCGCCCGGCCTGATCGTCACCATCATCTTCGTCATCCCGACCGCGGTCAGGCTGACGCATCTGGGCGTCGTCTCGGTGCCGAAGTCGATCATCGAGGCCGGCGAGGCCTTCGGCGCCACCAAGAGCCAGCTGTTGTGGAAGGTCGAGCTGCCCTCGGCGCTGCCCACCATCATGGCGGGCCTGACGCAGTCGATCATGCTGTCGCTGTCGATGGTGGTGTTCGCCGCGCTGATCGGCGCCGGCGGTCTGGGCACGGAAATCAACCGCGCGCTCGGTTCGCGCCGCATCGACCTTGGCCTCGAGGCCGGTCTCGCCATCGTCGTGCTTGCCATCGTGCTCGACCGGATGACCCGCATTGGCGTTGGAGGCAAGAAATGA
- the choV gene encoding choline ABC transporter ATP-binding protein — protein sequence MTVAVDFRNVDIVFGADQAGSLAMIDKGATRAEILEKTGNVLGCAGASLTVNEGEISVLMGLSGSGKSTLLRAVNRLNVVSRGQVLVKDGDRTVDVVTCDEPTLRRLRQKQVAMVFQQFGLLPWRTVEENVGLGLELAGVPDAERKERVHRQLKLVNLDQWSNKYAHELSGGMQQRVGLARAFATEAPILLMDEPFSALDPLIRTKLQDELLQLQAELKKTIIFVSHDLEEALKIGSHITIMEGGRIVQTGAPEDIVLRPANDYVRDFIANVNPLSVLTAWNVMRDRRDLEQGTDGWVWLDRRKTTRFKIDEHGLVAAAERDGKPAVWVSCADVEGQPEELAQVFWANPGTSLKTVMLAMHRSQTAPVALFDDQSRFVGAIGIRDVLSAVLRR from the coding sequence ATGACCGTCGCCGTCGATTTCAGGAATGTCGATATCGTCTTCGGCGCCGACCAGGCCGGCTCGCTGGCGATGATCGACAAGGGCGCTACCCGTGCCGAGATACTCGAGAAGACCGGCAATGTGCTGGGCTGCGCCGGCGCCAGCCTCACCGTTAATGAAGGCGAAATCTCGGTGCTGATGGGCCTGTCGGGGTCCGGCAAGTCGACTCTGCTTCGGGCGGTCAACCGGCTCAACGTCGTGTCGCGCGGCCAGGTGCTGGTCAAGGACGGCGACCGCACGGTCGATGTCGTCACTTGCGACGAGCCGACCCTGCGGCGGCTGCGCCAGAAGCAGGTGGCGATGGTGTTCCAGCAGTTCGGCCTTCTGCCGTGGCGCACGGTGGAGGAGAATGTCGGCCTCGGCCTCGAACTCGCCGGCGTGCCGGATGCCGAGCGCAAGGAACGGGTGCACAGGCAGCTCAAGCTGGTTAACCTCGACCAATGGTCGAACAAATACGCCCATGAGCTCTCGGGCGGCATGCAACAGCGCGTCGGCCTGGCGCGTGCCTTCGCAACCGAGGCGCCCATCCTGTTGATGGACGAGCCGTTCTCGGCCCTCGACCCGCTGATCCGCACAAAGCTGCAGGACGAGCTTCTGCAACTGCAGGCGGAGCTGAAGAAGACCATCATCTTCGTCAGCCACGATCTCGAGGAGGCGCTGAAGATCGGCAGCCACATCACCATCATGGAGGGCGGCCGCATCGTCCAGACCGGTGCGCCGGAAGACATCGTGCTGCGGCCCGCCAACGACTATGTCCGAGACTTCATCGCCAATGTGAACCCGCTGTCGGTGCTGACCGCCTGGAACGTGATGCGCGACCGCCGCGACCTCGAACAGGGCACGGACGGCTGGGTGTGGCTCGACCGGCGCAAGACGACGCGCTTCAAGATCGACGAGCACGGGCTGGTGGCGGCGGCCGAACGCGACGGCAAGCCGGCGGTGTGGGTGTCCTGCGCCGATGTCGAGGGCCAGCCGGAGGAGTTGGCGCAGGTGTTCTGGGCCAATCCCGGCACCTCGCTGAAGACCGTGATGCTGGCAATGCATCGCTCGCAGACCGCACCTGTGGCGCTGTTCGACGACCAGTCGCGCTTCGTCGGCGCGATCGGTATTCGTGATGTGCTGAGCGCGGTGCTGCGGCGGTAG